ACTGATAATGCATTCTTCTCCTGCTTCCTTAAATGTCTTCATTCAAGTGATTTGAATGAAGACATTTAAGGAATGTCACAGCTGTTTGCTGTGGTGCTCGCGCTGCTCAGCGCGTAGACGCCAGGTTCCCCGCAAACCAGCGCGCCACCGGAGAGCGAGGAGACGCGGCTCCCGGGGCGATCGAAAGCCCCGCGAGACAATGGCCGACATTACCGCCAATTCTGAGCGGCCTCGTGGGGCCGCCGGCCACAGCCAGCACTGGCACGCTCCAGCGTTCGATCACAGGCCGCCAGGCCCATTCATGCACTTGAACAGTGTTTTAGCAAGACGGGTCACCCACAGAGtacttttaactttttaactCTACTTAATACACTTAACATAAATAATCCATGTtacgagttttttttttttttttttcacagagagaTGTACACCATCAGTTGTTTCTCTTACCGAAAGCCCCATTGTGGTTTCCTGGGTCTGGCCACAGAACTGGGCGCTGCTCGTGTGATCCCAGTCGATGGTGATCCTCCCTTGGCGACAGAATTTTGTTTAGCGGGCTTGTTTTTGCTCAGCTCGTCCTTTGCCAAGTCCTCCGCGGTTTTTATATTCTCCAGCAGTGCCTTGTTCTGCTTGGCACATTTGCGCACCAGTGTACTGATTTTCTGCAAGGGGCAGAATAGAAGGGGACATCAGATCTGCTGCAGTACATACAGTTATtacatgttatatatatatatgtatgtaacaGGGCATCAGTGTCACACAAAATGTTACATAAATTGAATTATTAAAGACCCCCTCaactcaaaaatgtgttttggggtGACTTTGTCATAAGTTCTGAAACATCTAATGGAAATATAAAGGTTTTTGTGTGGCACTGATGAAATGGTATTCGTCCCTCTACTTAGTCTGTGAGTGACTTTTAGATTGTAAGGCGTTCATTTTTGTCACAATTTATTCCGATTGCTCctcaattaaacaaatgcagtttGAGAGCAGTGATCCCAGACATGTCCTCATGTCTgtaccaaaaatgtttttgcagtaTACAATGAATACCTATTtttaattcagatttttcaaaatatttatcttCCGAAGAACCTGTAATATTGCCCAATTTTCCATATATCCAAATGGAAAACtaatatatttgatgtgttgatACATTATCAGTGCAATACAACATATTGGCATACATTATTGCCAATTTATTAATCATTGCCTCTTTAAAACAcagcaatatactgtattacaCTGTGAAATACGTTATCATTAAATTAAAGTCCACGCATTCACAATACATCGCAGCACGTCATTTCCCACGGGCACAATAAACGAACGACATTCAGAGATCGGTATCACGAGGGCACCTTTTGGGATCTCTTCTGCTGGGCCTCTTTCAGCTGCCTCTCCCGGTTCCACTCGtgcctcacctctctctcaaTCCTTCTGAGCCGCGCCCGCTCCCCCGCCTTCCAATTCAGCAGGTTCTGGGGGGCGCCGAAATTCGGGGGGAAAGTTACTCAGCGGCGTACATAAGCGGGGCtagcatgcatgcgtgtgagcaTGGGAACAATCTAGCAATCAAACGGTTCACTCATGCACTCCATGTGCCGGAAAGGGGACCTCTACATGTGTGATGTCAGAGTGTGGAGGTATTATTACGGAGGAAAACAAGAGTTTTATGCACTCTGCAactttgctgctttttttttttttgcttttcagtgTGCATGGCTCTGAGGTTACAGATGTTAAATATTAGCATTAAATTACAATCATAGTAAATTCAAGTAAAattcaaataacatttcaaatagtTCCTTACCATCTCCTTGAAATACTCTTGCTCCCTGTCCGGTAGTCTCTTAATCATTTTCCCCctttatgtattaaaaaaaacagtatatttatatatttttaaaaaatagtttctcTCACATTTCAGCCAACATGTCACCCACTAGAATTTGTAGGTTGTTTTGTTAGGGTTCTCAAATCAGATGACACGGTACCATTTAGCAAGGCACAGAGGGCAGTGGGGTCTCCTATCTATCAATCTAACCCATCatacagtttaattaaaaaaaaaaaagaaaagaagcctAAAAATCAGCCTTTTCTGGACAAGTTGAGCCACTTACAAACGAATGACAGACCAgtcacttttctttttaaaagagcTAAGATTGTCTCAGGACTATTATGGTTCTGCgatttaaatatgtaatggATAAAGCTTTTCCAGCTTGGAGCAGTATGAAAATATGGACATCCATTAAGATACCCAAAGTAAGGTCCAAATCGTGTTGTGATTTAATAATACCTGAACACTAACTATATTCTGTATAACATCAAGAATCGTAttgaaaataactatttttaatACTTCAATAGTAGTATCCTCAGGAAAAGACACTGTGCGTATTTCACAGTTCTGTTTTAACTTTCCTCAACAAACTAAACTAAGCGAAAAACCGAGCCATCAagcagtagatctccagaacCCTGAGACCCCTCCTGAACAAAGGAGCAGCCCAGCCCTCTAATTAGTGCACCCCTGGTTTTAAGTCCCAGGTCAGTAAATCCGTGCAGATCTAATTGCACTTTAGCTGCAAAGCGGCGACTGCAGTTCACTGCTACCAGTCCAAGCTGGCCTGAAGCTGCTGCCGCAGGCCCTGCACTTCCTCGTCGAGCAGGATCTCCCTCATCTCCGCCAGGGTCACGTCGCTGGGAATCCGCCCTTCCTCCCGACACGTCAGGAATTTCCGCAGCTGGTCCCTCTGCGCAAAGAAACGCAGAAACCCGGGGTTTGCCAGTTTCCCGTCAGGGTCGACGCGCGCGCGCGGCACTTGCGCGGAGAGCAACGCGACTCCCGAGTTTGAGCGCAGCCCGGGGGGAACTGGCCGGGTCGCACCGTGTTTACAGGGCTCCTCAAGGCTCCGGCCCGGGACcagcctgtgtgtgctgagcCCAGGGACCCCCCCGATATTACGACATTAGCCCGATAGCGGAGCAGCAGCCCACCTGTATCTCATTCATGGTTTGGTCTGAGGCACGCTTGAGGTTTTCAAGGTACATCTGATGTAATCTGTACTCCTTCAGAGTGCATGTCA
This window of the Anguilla anguilla isolate fAngAng1 chromosome 1, fAngAng1.pri, whole genome shotgun sequence genome carries:
- the LOC118237079 gene encoding fibrous sheath-interacting protein 2-like, with protein sequence MSQIRSQANVFRARLGESLYTLTNEFLLTDPNMHIMQPSYNRFHDPHTRRYFHRKDLRNKLQKDNFITEDNEVTCTLKEYRLHQMYLENLKRASDQTMNEIQRDQLRKFLTCREEGRIPSDVTLAEMREILLDEEVQGLRQQLQASLDWGKMIKRLPDREQEYFKEMNLLNWKAGERARLRRIEREVRHEWNRERQLKEAQQKRSQKKISTLVRKCAKQNKALLENIKTAEDLAKDELSKNKPAKQNSVAKGGSPSTGITRAAPSSVARPRKPQWGFRSGND